A single Cyclopterus lumpus isolate fCycLum1 chromosome 1, fCycLum1.pri, whole genome shotgun sequence DNA region contains:
- the pld5 gene encoding inactive phospholipase D5: MAGPTTQEPLKTQQKCIAIFALLCCFTVLVVLIFSSVDIWGDDEDGITEENCSRDCSIVLVENIPDNLILPMDGKPHLPLSVGFHTLLDKAKHSVEVVSPVWALNPWDLETTPSNAKQGQLLFQRLLSLKSRGVKLKIASSLTNSAELKTLAAHNAEVDFVNMTALTRGGLHSSFWIVDRRHIYIGSADMDWRSLSKRKELGVVVYNCSCLALDLHRVFSFYRQLHERDYIPSIWSKRVTALYGRHDALELQLNASEAAAYVSTSPELFCAKDRTRDVDAIYEVIQSAKTFIFISVTDYLPLLIRSFRGTSVTRYWSPIDEMIREAVVLKGVRVRLLISFWKKTHPLTFNFVTSLKSLCMQLHNCSVEVRFFSHKEQEDDIQHGLNHNKYMVTDNAVYIGNHDWVGSDFTINTGVGLVVKMKNSLQDRGVLEHFKAAFERDWRSRYAKSLQGNKDSQGKYRKLHQVKMNLQTKEENNPLSL, encoded by the exons ATGGCGGGACCGACCACACAGGAGCCCTTGAAG ACCCAGCAGAAGTGCATTGCCATCTTTgccctcctctgctgctttaCTGTGCTGGTGGTGCTAATCTTCTCATCGGTGGACATTTGGGGGGACGATGAGGATGGTATTACAGAGGAAAACTGTAGCAGAGACTGCAG CATCGTGCTTGTGGAGAATATTCCAGACAACCTCATTCTTCCCATGGATGGCAAaccccacctccctctctctgttggCTTTCATACATTGTTGGACAAGGCAAAGCACTCAGTTGAGGTGGTGTCACCTGTCTGGGCCTTAAACCCCTGGGACCTTGAAACAACGCCAAGCAATGCCAAACAG ggTCAGCTGTTGTTCCAGAGACTGCTCAGCCTGAAATCTCGTGGGGTAAAGCTGAAGATTGCCAGTAGTCTGACTAACTCTGCTGAATTGAAGACCTTGGCAGCACACA ATGCAGAGGTAGATTTTGTTAATATGACAGCGCTTACCAGAGGAGGACTGCATTCCTCATTCTGGATAGTGGATCGGAGGCACATTTACATCGGCAGCGCTGACATGGACTGGAGGTCACTCTCCAAG AGGAAAGAACTGGGGGTGGTGGTGTATAACTGCAGCTGTCTGGCTCTGGACCTCCACCGAGTCTTTTCATTTTACCGGCAGCTCCATGAGAGGGACTACATCCCCTCAATCTGGTCGAAGAGAGTCACAGCCCTGTACGGGAGGCATGATGCCTTGGAGCTGCAACTCAACGCCTCAGAGGCCGCTGCTTATGTGTCT ACCTCTCCCGAACTCTTCTGCGCTAAAGATCGTACCAGAGATGTAGATGCCATCTATGAAGTCATCCAGAGTGCAAAGACATTTATCTTCATATCTGTGACGGACTACCTCCCTCTGTTGATCAGGAGTTTCAGAGGAACATCGGTCACAAG GTACTGGTCACCTATCGATGAGATGATCAGAGAGGCCGTGGTGCTTAAAGGAGTCAGAGTTCGCCTGCTGATCAGCTTCTGGAAGAAGACTCACCCCCTCACCTTTAACTTTGTCACCTCCCTCAAGTCGCTCTGCATGCAGCTGCACAACTGTTCGGTAGAGGTG aggtTTTTTAGTcacaaagagcaagaggatgaTATTCAACATGGACTCAACCACAACAAGTACATGGTGACCGACAATGCTGTCTACATTG GTAACCATGACTGGGTCGGGAGTGACTTTACCATCAACACAGGAGTCGGGCTGGTGGTGAAGATGAAAAATAGTCTTCAAGACAGAGGAGTCCTGGAACACTTCAAGGCTGCTTTTGAGAGAGACTGGAGGTCACGTTATGCTAAGAGTCTTCAAGGAAACAAAGATTCCCAGGGGAAATACAGAAAACTGCATCAAGTGAAAATGAATTTGCAGACTAAGGAGGAAAATAACCCTTTATCTTTATAA
- the mettl26 gene encoding methyltransferase-like 26 produces MLNAAAAERNKEPILAVLRESVNTGRSLQALEISSGTGQHVTHFAQALRNIVWQPSEFDRQSLASIEAYRAHYQQHNVRPAIHLDASLPYQYWGGIQPESLDLLVNINMIHISPMACTEGLFKGAGAVLKPQGLLLTYGPYAVNGQITPQSNIDFDYSLRQRNSEWGLRDIALLSSTAQSYGLFLEKMVDMPANNKCLLFRKESLV; encoded by the exons ATGCTGAACGCCGCCGCCGCGGAGAGGAACAAGGAACCCATCCTCGCAGTGCTCCGGGAGAGCGTGAACACCGGGAGATCCCTGCAGGCTCTGGAGATCTCCTCCGGTACCGGGCAGCATGTCACACACTTCGCTCAGGCCCTGCGCAATATTGTGTGGCAGCCCTCAGAGTTTGACCGCCAGTCTCttgccag TATCGAAGCGTACAGAGCCCACTACCAGCAGCACAATGTGAGGCCTGCCATCCACCTGGATGCTTCTCTGCCCTATCAGTACTGGGGAGGCATTCAGCCAGAGAGCCTCGATCTGCTAGTCAACATCAATATGATCCACATTTCTCCAATGGCTTGCACTGAG GGTTTATTCAAAGGGGCTGGGGCAGTGCTGAAGCCTCAAGGCCTTCTATTGACATATGga CCCTATGCAGTGAATGGTCAGATCACCCCTCAAAGTAATATTGACTTTGACTACAGCCTACGGCAGAG GAACTCAGAGTGGGGACTCAGGGATATTGCCCTCCTCAGTTCTACAGCACAAAGTTATGGTTTATTCCTGGAGAAAATG gTGGACATGCCTGCAAACAACAAGTGTCTTCTGTTCAGGAAGGAGAGTTTGGTGTGA
- the LOC117725101 gene encoding girdin-like, whose product MESGVVLPCVEFMLSPLVTWVRTFVPHDGGMHFDLSVLLDGGFLNDIMTQINPSAIPQGAKKVSKDQSQRIQNLNFLIQQIKMYYLDNLRQLIMIPLPNVLLLGRTPYSEQSLEEMKKLLLLLLGCAVQCEKREEYIERIQTLDFDTKAAIAAHIQEVTHSQENVLDLQWLDSSEMHSEELEVVARNMATHLRHVLDQRDTHQETIAELMQEKEGGVSLLNSPSSPQSGSYSPSMQQQTGTQQHLAVELADSKAKIRRLRQELEEKSEQTLDCRHELENMEAELKRIQQENSQLLVDARAARTYRDELDALRERAIKADKLESEVGRYREQLHKMEVYKAKVEELKEDNRVLQETKEVLEDQLAGGRARSDKIHQLEKHSLLLKARVHDMEQEREADQRRTEELQEENLALCLAQRRSMEESQHLGWELEQLTKTTENSQGQQTLSEEVSERTCSRMLKLEKENQSLLRTIEELRAVSINKNTQPKHGHHFERDHVCQVICSTNNCTSSTDEPTGLQTTCSNIEYCTDVLPHSAVTQQMLNGHSNCDQLFHAADLERVQSEILLTDNPDLLVQEKGQLEDADQGDHFKELMSDLEVLENNHNRLHCFVGSRDHSPGSKGSSPCHDSIFTGLPTRSSYDKKHTQRLEAKCRALDTVNQHLQTSLDNTDRKVQRLEAEVQELEAENQSLQATLEELQISARRLEQLETDKQSLEQETTVLEREKRQLEKENRRLRQKAEIQEANLDSSNVCMASLEREMRFLIKEVEGLRDTAERVKGLERDNRELTKQAAIDQRTLATLREELVSEKLKTQQRYNELETLAHELEMRVLNQGSAEEAEQEAPDNSRFKMLESELESSLKRSLQIKEDKMAALEARLQESSTLNQQLRQELKTVKLRYEALQQRQEEEWTALSSTPPRDTGKAMSEWLRESQEATRELLKLKDRLIEVERNNATLEAERQAMQAQLRQLESQSDSQQAQILALQRQAASLQENNTALQTHNANLQVEKSTLNSQSASLMAQNAQLQQQQSGTESERDNAIREREELRGVQEQLLRDHERLAALHERQAMEDEALMGKHGCLKKAHRTLELEYRTLQDRYNSLLQERTKLEDLEKALKEEQIRMALEKEQHRTTAAECCRLRDEKDWLNQTHRHLLNDNELLTADHKQLKSQLNEAKLEHTWLEADFSKLKKEFQQLDITSTKLTNQCELLSQLKGNLEEESRHLLSQIETLMLQNRTLLEQTMESKDLFHVEERQYIDKLNDLRRQKEKLEEKIMDQYKFYEPSPPRRRGNWITLKLKKLIRSNSREHGPDRPPTPTHTAVAEPHLSCPDNNSFISSDGSGGSASNLAGDAISPQRNSTTKMFPRLRNRLKDRDKVKSLFRRSMSLNSLAYPSALFKEEQWANSSAQLERLEADVEEDRKNTLSSSLTTSILSILHLNLPTTLPSGHVTITTTDTTDTVPDASEFWVTDKDSNDSAVPSGFEDNDELQNHGLNGIQSRAQSESSGEFSMSLENEPWSNGSSPVQQPPSRRSSSFQPPCDTSTPQHTQKQHKEKASTLPVTNSQNHVAQSLAKQKAPVLSHDFWLTRGSIKSIRRGSRGKVARRSSDSAGTLKMNPALSGMNSKSCSSKAETTRALACSPITVLYVQGQSSSMSGCLNCFSTPLGKQGRQKGSRSPTSLPRASSVISTAEGSSRRSSVNSECRVLVKTDSLSVQVSDTSNQEEAPSQPEPETNTSEPEPPVKPPRDPTVVVVVVPTDDPKSPVQESLFGSSFTFNSVFSNTIFSDSVVTTMASLDALENNQSFLSLNPSLLQNGPLESQESTPNTPQTLSMVNEQSQNAEHAPGLGEKDNTVTIA is encoded by the exons ATGGAAAGTGGAGTTGTTCTGCCCTGTGTTGAGTTCATGCTCAGCCCGCTTGTCACGTGG gtGAGGACATTCGTGCCACATGATGGGGGCATGCACTTCGACTTGTCTGTATTACTGGATGGAGGCTTTTTGAATGATATAATGACACAGAT AAATCCCTCAGCTATACCTCAGGGTGCAAAGAAAGTGAGCAAGGATCAGAGTCAGAGGATCCAGAACCTGAACTTCCTCATCCAACAAATAAAGATGTATTATCTG gaTAATCTGAGACAATTAATAATGATTCCTTTGCCAAATGTGTTGCTGCTTGGCAGGACTCCTTACAGTG AACAAAGTCTGGAGGAAATGAAGAAGCTTTTGCTACTTCTGTTGGGCTGTGCAGTTCAG tgtgaGAAAAGGGAGGAGTACATCGAGAGGATCCAGACACTTGACTTTGACACAAAAGCTGCCATAGctgcacatattcaggag GTGACCCACAGTCAGGAGAACGTGCTGGATCTGCAGTGGTTGGATTCCAGCGAGATGCACTCTGAGGAGTTGGAGGTCGTAGCGAGGAACATGGCCACGCACCTCCGACATGTGCTGGACCAGAGGGACACCCATCAAGAG ACTATTGCAGAGCTAATGCAGGAAAAGGAAGGTGGGGTTAGCCTGCTCAATAGCCCCTCCAGCCCGCAGTCTGGCAGCTactctcccagcatgcagcagCAGACAGGTACTCAACAACACCTGGCAGTGGAGCTGGCTGACTCCAAGGCCAAGATCAGACGACTTAGACAAGAACT agaggagaagagtgagCAGACGCTGGACTGCAGACATGAGCTGGAGAACATGGAGGCAGAGCTGAAGAGGATCCAGCAGGAG AACTCCCAGCTGCTTGTAGACGCCCGTGCAGCCCGCACCTACCGGGACGAGCTGGAcgccctgagagagagagccatTAAGGCGGACAAGCTGGAGAGTGAAGTGGGacgctacagggaacaactgcACAAGATGGAGGTCTACAAGGCCAAAGTGGAG gagctgaaggaggataACAGGGTTCTACAGGAGACTAAAGAGGTGCTGGAGGATCAGTTGGCAGGCGGGAGGGCACGCTCCGATAAAATACACCAGCTGGAGAAGCACAGTCTGCTGCTGAAGGCCAGGGTCCATGACATGGAGCAG GAGAGGGAGGCAGATCAGAGGCGCactgaggagctgcaggaggagaacctGGCTCTGTGTTTGGCTCAAAGGAGGAGCATGGAGGAGTCCCAGCACCTGGGCTGGGAGTTAGAGCAGCTTACCAAGACCACTGAGAACTCTCAGG gCCAGCAGACTCTGAGCGAGGAGGTTAGTGAGAGGACCTGCAGTCGGATGCTGAAGCTGGAAAAGGAGAACCAAAGTCTCTTAAGGACCATCGAGGAACTGAGAGCTGTCTCGATTAACAAAAACACGCAGCCCAAACATGGCCACCACTTTGAGCGTGATCATGTCTGCCAGGTGATCTGTAGCACCAACAACTGTACCTCATCAACAGATGAACCCACAGGATTGCAAACCACCTGCTCAAATATAGAATATTGCACTGATGTATTACCACACAGTGCAGTAACACAGCAGATGCTGAACGGCCATTCAAACTGTGATCAGCTGTTCCATGCAGCAGATCTGGAGCGAGTCCAGAGTGAGATCCTCCTCACAGATAATCCAGACCTTCTTGTTCAGGAGAAAGGACAGCTGGAGGACGCAGACCAAGGAGACCATTTCAAAGAATTGATGTCTGATCTGGAGGTCTTAGAAAACAATCACAATaggcttcattgttttgttggCTCGCGTGATCACTCCCCTGGCTCGAAGGGCAGTAGTCCCTGCCATGACAGCATCTTCACAGGTCTGCCAACGCGTTCCTCCTATgacaaaaagcacacacagcGACTGGAGGCCAAGTGCAGGGCACTGGACACAGTTAACCAGCATCTACAGACTTCCCTCGATAACACTG aCAGGAAAGTTCAGCGCCTAGAGGCAGAGGTTCAGGAGCTGGAAGCAGAAAACCAGAGTCTGCAGGCCACTTTAGAGGAACTTCAGATCTCTGCACGGCGCCTGGAGCAACTGGAAACAGATAAGCAAAGCCTGGAGCAGGAAACCACAGTCCTGGAGAGGGAAAAGAGGCAGCTAGAGAAAGAGAACCGACGACTCCGCCAGAAG GCTGAAATCCAGGAAGCCAATTTAGACAGCAGCAATGTTTGTATGGCCAGCCTGGAAAGGGAGATGCGTTTTCTCATCAAGGAGGTGGAAGGGTTAAGGGACACTGCTGAGAGGGTCAAAGGTCTGGAGAGAGACAACAGAGAACTGACCAAGCAAGCTGCTATTGATCAGAGGACCCTGGCCACGCTCAGAGAG GAGCTGGTGAGCGAGAAGCTGAAGACCCAGCAGAGATACAATGAACTGGAGACGCTGGCCCATGAGTTGGAAATGAGGGTTCTGAACCAGGGGAGTGCAGAGGAGGCTGAACAGGAGGCACCAGACAACAG CAGGTTTAAGATGCTGGAGTCAGAATTAGAGTCGTCTCTGAAAAGATCTCTTCAGATTAAAGAGGACAAGATGGCAGCTTTAGAGGCCCGTCTACAGGAATCCTCCACCCTGAACCAGCAGCTGCGCCAAGAGCTTAAGACT GTGAAGCTGCGCTATGAGGCCTTGCAacagaggcaggaggaagagTGGACAGCATTAAGTTCCACTCCTCCCAGGGACACTGGCAAGGCAATGAGCGAATGGCTGCGTGAAAGCCAGGAGGCCACCAGGGAACTGCTGAAGCTCAAAGACCGTCTCATTGAAGTGGAGAGGAAT AATGCGACCCTTGAGGCAGAGCGCCAGGCAATGCAGGCCCAGCTGAGGCAGCTAGAAAGTCAGTCTGACAGTCAGCAGGCTCAGATTCTCGCCCTGCAGAGGCAGGCTGCCTCACTGCAGGAGAACAATACAGCCCTCCAGACACACAATGCAAACCTGCAG gtGGAAAAATCCACTCTGAACTCACAGAGTGCTTCCCTCATGGCCCAGAAtgctcagctgcagcagcagcagtcaggGACAGAAAGCGAACGGGACAATGCTATACGGGAACGTGAAGAGCTGCGCGGTGTTCAAGAGCAGCTATTAAGAGACCACGAGCGGCTGGCAGCTCTGCATGAACGGCAAGCCATGGAAGACGAGGCCCTAATGGGCAAGCATGGCTGTTTGAAAAAAGCCCATCGCACACTGGAGTTGGAGTATCGCACGCTGCAGGACAG GTACAATAGCCTGTTGCAGGAGCGAACCAAGCTAGAAGACCTGGAGAAAGCTCTGAAGGAGGAGCAAATAAGGATGGCTTTGGAGAAAGAACAACACAggaccactgctgctgagtgttGCAGGCTCCGTGACGAGAAGGACTG gctgaaCCAGACACATCGTCATCTTCTTAATGACAATGAGTTGCTGACGGCGGATCACAAACAGCTCAAGAGCCAGCTGAATGAGGCCAAGCTGGAGCACACCTGGCTGGAGGCAGACTTTTCCAAACTCAAGAAGGAGTTTCAGCAGCTGGACATCACCTCAACAAAGCTCACCAACCAGTGTGAG CTGCTGAGCCAGTTGAAGGGTAACCTGGAGGAAGAGAGTCGCCACCTGCTCAGCCAGATCGAGACCCTGATGCTACAGAACCGAACCCTGCTGGAGCAGACTATGGAGAGCAAGGATCTGTTTCATGTTGAAGAGCGACAGTATAT TGACAAGCTTAATGATttgaggagacagaaggagaagctGGAGGAAAAAATAATGGACCAGTACAAGTTTTATGAGCCATCGCCTCCACGTAG GCGTGGAAACTGGATCACTCTGAAACTGAAGAAGTTGATTAGATCCAACAGCCGTGAGCATGGACCCGACCGCCCaccaacacccacacacaccgcCGTCGCTGAGCCGCACCTCTCCTGTCCCGACAACAACTCCTTCATCAGCTCAGATGGCTCTGGAGGCTCAGCCTCCAACTTGGCAGGTGATGCCATTTCACCCCAACGTAACAGCA CCACCAAAATGTTCCCCCGTTTAAGGAACAGGCTGAAGGACAGAGACAAAGTCAAGTCCCTCTTCCGGCGTTCCATGT CCCTGAACAGCTTGGCGTACCCCTCCGCCCTGTTCAAGGAGGAGCAGTGGGCAAACAGCTCAGCACAGCTGGAAAGGTTAGAGGCTGATGttgaggaggacaggaagaacACATTGTCCTCATCCCTTACCACATCCATTTTATCCATCCTCCACCTTAATCTTCCTACCACTCTACCATCTGGCCACGTcaccatcactaccactgaCACCACCGACACTGTTCCAGATGCTTCTGAGTTCTGGGTGACAG ACAAGGATTCAAATGATAGTGCTGTGCCATCTGGATTTGAGGACAACGACGAGCTGCAAAATCATG ggCTGAATGGCATCCAGAGTCGAGCCCAAAGCGAGAGCAGCGGTGAGTTCAGCATGAGTCTGGAAAATGAGCCGTGGTCAAATGGCAGCAGCCCTGTCCAGCAGCCCCCGTCAcgccgctcctcctccttccagccCCCCTGCGATACCtccaccccccaacacacacagaagcagcaCAAGGAGAAAGCGTCCACCCTGCCCGTCACCAACAGCCAGAACCATGTTGCCCAGTCTCTGGCCAAGCAGAAAGCCCCTGTGCTCTCTCATGACTTCTGGCTCACAAGGGGCTCAATCAAGAGCATCCGACGGGGGTCGAGAGGGAAAGTGGCGCGTCGCTCGTCAGATTCAGCGGGCACATTGAAAATGAACCCAGCGCTCAGTGGGATGAATTCTAAATCCTGCTCTAGCAAAGCTGAAACTACCCGGGCCTTGGCGTGTTCACCGATCACAGTGCTGTATGTTCAGGGCCAGTCTTCATCAATGTCTGGCTGCCTCAACTGCTTCTCCACCCCTCTGGGGAAACAGGGGCGACAGAAAGGGTCCAGGTCGCCCACGAGTCTCCCCCGAGCCAGCAGTGTCATTTCCACCGCAGAGGGGTCGTCCCGACGCTCCAGTGTAAACAGTGAGTGCAGGGTGCTGGTCAAGACTGACTCGCTCTCCGTTCAGGTCTCAGATACGAGTAATCAGGAGGAAGCACCGAGTCAGCCTGAACCTGAGACGAATACCAGTGAGCCTGAGCCTCCTGTCAAACCTCCCAGAGACCcaacagttgttgttgttgttgttcccaCAGACGACCCCAAATCTCCCGTGCAGGAGTCACTTTTTGGCTCCTCGTTCACTTTCAACTCCGTCTTCTCAAACACCATTTTCAGTGATTCTGTGGTCACGACCATGGCCAGTCTGGATGCCCTTGAAAACAACCAGAGCTTCCTCAGTCTGAATCCATCTCTGTTGCAAAATGGTCCACTTGAGAGCCAGGAGTCCACTCCCAACACGCCACAGACACTCAGCATGGTTAATGAGCAGAGTCAAAATGCAGAACATGCACCTGGGCTGGGGGAGAAGGACAATACGGTGACAATTGCATGA